GCGTGTGGCATATGTACGCGACGGCGTGTGGCATCTAGCAATTGCTGGAAATTGGTGCGCTGTTGATCCAGGTGTTCAAAGTTGATCTGGTCTTCAAAACGCTCACGGGTGTGCTCATCCAATTCCTGAATCGCCAGTACGATTTTTTGGTAGCGTGCATCCAGTTCTGCGTCAAATTGCTCAGCCCGCGCCACTGACTCTGCACTGGAGTGCATGCGCAATTGAATAATATGGCGGGTGAGCAGTTTAAAGTCCTGTTTAACCCATTCACTCATCTCGGCCAATTGACGCGAAATTTTTAAGCTTTTGGCGTAATACTGGGCCAGCGCTTCAATTTTTTCGAGTGCGGCGACTAGTTTCTGAACATCGTATTCTTTAACGAGGATATCAAGCCTTTGGCGAATTCCCGTAGAAAAGGCCTGCAGTTCATGGGAGCGGTGTTCCAACTCAGCCAGTTCTTCACTGCGAACGATGATTTCAGGGGCGGGCTCATAATCTAAAAGCTGCTGTTGGGTATAGAGCAGGGTTTCTGTTTTGGTATACAGATCTTTCAGATTTAAATTGGCTGTTTCAGGGGAGATTTCCTCCATGCGAACGCCTGCAATCATACAGAGTTCACTGAGATCTGCAAAGGCATTTGAAACCACAGAGCAGGTATCAATCAGGCGGTTTAAATCCAAGGCTTCAGGGAAATCAGGCGCCAGGCGCAGGGCGATACGCACGTATTTGCCTGCGGAGTGATAATCTTCAAGAATGGTCAGGAGATAGGCCATGCCCAGGAAGGGCTCAGGGCGTGAGCGGCCATATTGAATGGCCATAATAAATTTATCGCAGGATTGAACGAGTTTTTCCTGGCGTTCGTTGCCTTCAAGTTCTTGGGCTTCAGAAAGCGCACGCATGCCCTCAGACCAAGCCAAACCAAAATCACTGTCGCGATCGGTCTTTGAAAGCTGACTGTCCAAGGACTGTAAAAACTGATCCACCCGATCTCCTTTTCTGCACTCTGCGATTTATGCACACCCTATCTTAGCATAATCCAGTCAGGGGGGGGAAAGCTCGCCTTCCCCCCCTGACTGATTAACGTCCGATAAACTGGGCTGCTACCCAGCCAATTTCACCATTGGGCAAACGGATTTTGGCCCATGAAAAACCCTGGCTTTTGACCAATTTATCGGAAAGCAGAGTTACAGGCGTGCCTTCAGAGGCCACCAAAATGATTTTGGATTGGGTATTTGAATCTTTGCGGATATTGACCTTGTCGCCGCGAATGAAGCGACGGCGGCTGCTGGTTTGCGCAGGGGCCTTGGCCGGTGCTGCGGTGGCTCCACTTGTTTTCAGGAATTGAGAAACAATCCAGCCTTGGGTGCCATTGCTCAGCTTGATCGCATGCCAGGTATATCCGCCCTGCTTCACGGGTTTATTGGGCAGAAGGGTGACTTGGGCAGGGGCTGAAACCCGGCCTACAATTTTGCCTTGGGTAGAGGGCAAACTGCGGATATTGATATCGCTGCCGACAATGCTGCTTGTTTTGCTGCTGGAGCTGGGAGCTACCGGCGGTGCCACGGGTGTTTTACCGGGGCCGACCGCAGGCGGGGCGACCTGTTTGGGGCTGCCCAGGAAATTGGCGGCAACCCAGCCTTCCTGACCATCCCGCAGGCGAATATGCATCCAGGAATACCCATCGGCTTTGATGGGGTTATTGTCAAGCAGTTCAACGGTGGTTCCGCTCATGCCTCTTGAAACCAAGGTGCCGCTGAGGGAGGGCGAACGACGGATATTGATATTGTCGCCATTTATCGTTCTTTCGCCGACAGGGCGGGTGGCGGGTTGGCTGTTTGTTTCAGGGTGGGAAGGCAAGGGCGTGGCCTGAGGAGCAGCCGTCAATGAAGTCACCAAAAGATTGGCGGCAACCCAACCGACGGTCCCTTCGCTGTTTTTGACCTTGCTCCACTGATAGCCATCTGATTCATAGGCCTTGTCCATCAGAATTTCGACCTGTGCGCCGCGTTTTAGCGTGGCCAGCGATTCTGCATAGAGATAAGGTGATTGGCGGATATTGACGCTGTCAGCATTGACAAAGCGCATATTGGCAGTGGGAGAGGAGGTATTGGGGCTTGTGGAAGCACCTGGGCCAATCGGTTGAACCGTTTGGCTGGCATCGTTCATGGCCTTATTCCATTGTTCCAGGCGTGCGAGGATGGTGGGGTTGGTATCGGCATTGGGGGCGGTTTTTAAAAGCTCGATTGCGTCCTTGTATTTGCCCTTATATGCCAGTAAAGAAGCTTGTTGCATGATTTCATCCGCTTTTTTATCGTCGGATTTATTGTTCAGCATGGCTTTCCATTTTTGCGTGGATTCGTCAATTTCCTTATCCAAAGGCGTATTGCGAGGGGCTTGGCTGACCAACTGCAGGGCTTTGTCGTATTCTTCGTTTTGGGCAATATTCAGGGCGCTGTAATATTTCAGGCGGGCCTCTTTGTATTGGGCCACAAAAGGATGTTCGCGATCGAGACGTAAGATGCTCTCATAGGCCACTTTCGCTTCATCCATGCGGTTAAATTTGACATAGAGTTGAGCCAGGGCGATTTGAGATTTGAGATGATCGGGATTGACTTGGGTGGCCTGTACATAAAATCCCATTGCTTTTTCTTCTTCGCCTTTGCGTTCAAGCGCTTCAGCATAGGCATAGAGTTCGTCGGCATTCTGGGGATTGGGTGTTTTCAGATCAGGCGCTTCTGCGACCGGGGGTGCTTTGCTTTCCTGGGGGTCAGGGGCTTGTGCCGAAGCGCAGCCCTGCATGATTTGTAAACTCAGACTCAGGCAGAGGGCGATATATATTTTCTTACGTAATTTCATTGTTTTTCCTTTACTTCCCATGTATCACCGGAATAGAGCAGTTTACGAAGGTCGCCTGCTCCTTTTTTCTCCCGGACATCTTCAATTTGACGGTGCACTTGCTCCGAATAGCTGGGGGCTTCAATCGAGCGGAAGACCCCCAAAGGAGCAGGAAATTCAGGCGGACGCATCCGACTGAGAAAATAGGCCAAGGTCGGCTCCTGCGCACGTTCGTCGTGCACAAGTAAATCGGCTTCGGTGATGCCATTTTCACCCAGGGTGACTACTTCAGGCGTAATGCCATTTAAGCGGATCCCCTTGTCGCGTTTGGCACCAAAAACCATCGGTTTGCCATGTTCAAGGCGCAGTTGGTTTTCTTCTTTGCTGGCACGGTCTGTAATATGTTTATGCGCACCATCGTTGAAGATCACGCAGTTTTGTAAAACTTCGACCACGGAAGTGCCTTTGTGGGCTGCTGCACGGGTCAGAATTTCCTGCATATATTTGGGCTCAGCATCGATGGTGCGGGCGAAGAAGGTGGCTTCTGCGCCAATCGAAAGACTGGCTGCTGAAAATTTCCGCTCCAAAGAACCATAGGGGGAGGATTTTGTCACCAGCCCTGTGGGACTGGTGGGCGAATACTGACCTTTGGTCAGACCGTAAATTTCGTTATTGAAGAGAATAATATTCACATCGAGATTGCGGCGAATCGCATGAATAAAGTGATTGCCACCGATTGAGAGCGAATCCCCATCCCCTGTAATCACCCAAACCGAAAGATCGGGGTTGATGGTTTTCAGGCCCGTGGCAATGGCTGCGGCCCGGCCATGAATGGTGTGAAAACCATAGGTAGACATATAATAGGGGAAACGAGAACTGCAGCCAATTCCCGATACAAAGACAATTTTTTCCTTCGGAATTCCGAGCGTGGGCATTAAGGATTGGATCGAGTTCAGAATGGCATAATCGCCACAGCCCGGACACCAACGAACCTCTTGATCAGAGGCGAAGTCTTTTTTTGTAAGGGTTGTGTTTTCTGACATCATTCCTTCTCCTGTTCGAGCAGTTGCTCAATTTTTTGCTTCACTTCCCGAATTTTAAAGGGCTGTCCTTGAATTTTACAGAGAGATTCAATCGGCTGTTCGTAGGTATATTTCAAGACCTTGGCCAATTGACCCAGATTGAGTTCGGGAACCAAAATCTTTTTAAAGCCTTTCATCAGGCTCTCAAGATTGCGTGGAAAAGGGCTCAGATAACGCAGGTGGGCATGTGAAACAGATTTTCCTTCGCGCTGAAGCTGCTGTACGGCTGAGAAAACTGCACCGTAGGTGCCTCCCCAGCTAATCACCAGCACGTCTCCACTATCTTCGCCCGTGACTTCCTGTTCGGGAATGAAATCTGCAATGCGTTGAATTTTTTCTTCACGTAGCAGACTCATTTTTTCATGGTTCAGTGGATCATAGCTGACATTGCCCGTGTTTTCCTGACCTTCCAGGCCTCCGATTCGGTGTTCAAAACCAGGCATGCCGGGAATGGCCCAGGATCTGGCAAGATGGGTTTCGTTGCGTTGAAAAGGTTTGAATTCAGTGGGATCACTGGGGCGACGGACCTGAATTTCAGGCAGTTGATCAAGATCCGGGAGCTTCCAGGGGCCGGTTCCGTTTGCAATATAGCCATCGGAAAGCAGAATCACAGGGGTCATGAAGGTCACTGCAATTCGGGCTGCTTCCAGGGCCACCTCGAAACAGTCTGTGGGTTTGCTACAGGCCAGTACGCAGAGAGGAGACTCTCCGTGGCGGGAATAGAGCGAGAGCATGAGATCGGATTGCTCGGTTTTGGTCGGCATGCCGGTTGAGGGGCCTGCTCGCTGGACATCAATAATCACCAGGGGCAGTTCTGTTTTGACCGCCAGACCCATGGCTTCAGCCTTGAGGCAGATGCCAGGCCCAGAGGTCGAGGTGACGGCCAGTCCGCCCCCATAGCTGGCACCGATTGAGGCGCAAACCGCTGCAATTTCATCCTCGGCCTGAAAAGTGATCACACCATACTCTTTGTGCTTGGAAAGCTCATGCAGGATATCGCTGGCGGGGGTAATTGGGTAGGTGCCTAAAAACAGGGGAATCCCGGCCTGTCGGGAAGCTGCGATCAGACCCAGGGCCAAAGACTGGTTGCCTGAAATGCTGCGGTAGGTGCCTGGTTCAATTGATGCAGGTTTGATTTCAAACGAACTGGGCATCAATTCTGCCGTATTGGCATAGTTATAACCGGCCTGCATGGCAAGTTTATTGGCTTCAGCCAAAAGGGGTTTTTTCGAAAATTTGCGATCAATCCAATCTTTGCTCGGGCCCAGGGGGCGATTGTACATCCAATACATCATGCCCAGGGCAAAGAAGTTCTTGCAGCGCCCCTTTGAGCGGTTGTCAATTTCCAAGGACTCGAGGGCATTTAAGGTCAGCTTGGTGACATCAACTTTGATCAGCCGGTAGCCTTCCAAACTGCTGTCTTCCAGGGGGTTGCTGGCATATCCCGCTTTTTCAAGATTTCGGCTCGTAAACTGAGATTCATCAATCACAACGGTCGCCCCTTTGGGGAGAATCGGCAAATTCACCTTGAGGGCGGCAGGATTCATTGCTACCAAAACATCGGGTTCATCGCCAGGGGTATAGATTTCTACTTCACCAATCTGAACCTGAAAGCTGGAGACCCCTGGGAGGGTTCCGGCTGGGGCGCGAATTTCAGCGGGGAAATCGGGAAAGGTGGCAAGATCATTGCCGACAATGGCTGAGGTATTCGTAAATTGAGTTCCGGTGAGTTGCATACCATCTCCGGAATCTCCGGCAAAACGAATCGTAACTTGATCCAGTTCGAGGCGGGATTTGGTAGTCATGGAAAAGTGACCTTCATGCAGAATTTTGGCGGGTTTGCGGCAAAACCCTATGCCGTTACTCAGACATTTTAGCACGTTCACGGCATGCTGGGGCAGAGAGATTTTGGGGTGAGAAGGGTCATTATCCAAGCGTTTCAGCTGGCTCTCAGCGATTTTTGCCAATCGAGAATTTTTTCAATCACCCATTCTGGAGCATCCAGGGGCAGGTCATGCCCGGCATGGGGATGGCTCTGGTAAGGGAGTTCAAGAAATTTTGCCAAAGCGCGTGTACATTCAGGGTTGACGAAACGATCCCCTTCGGAATTGAGCAGTAAAATCGGCGTTTGCTTGGGTTTGCTTCCGAGTTGGTACTGTGAGGCTGCGTAGAGTTGGCGCAGGGCATTTTCGCGTGAAATGGGCCGGATATGCTGAATCTTTGCAAATTTAGAGGCAGCAATCAAATGGTGGTGAGGTTCATTGCTGACCAGTCTGAGCAGATGACGCTCTCTGGCCTCCAGGTCGCGGGTGACCAGTAGCAGGCGCAGAATCCAGGGGTAATTATGCGGTTGCAGGCGATGATGCACGGGGCTGAGCCCGCGCAGGCTGGTATTGATCAGTACAGCCCCTGCAAATTGGTCTGGATAGCGCACCAACCATTCCAGCGTGATCATGGCCCCCAAAGAGATCGAGAGAATCCAGGGTTTGGCTGAAGTTTCGGAATTCTGCCTTAAAAAATCTGCTTGAAGGGCTTCTACCATGCCCGCAATCGAAGTGGGGCTTTTTTCTTGAAAACGATGACCTGTGCCGGGAATTTCAAGAAAATGCAGATCGGACTCTGGCTGGGCTTGTTTGAATTGGCGGGGAAACTGAAGCCAATGGCCTGACTCTCGAATCAAGCCCCTTAAAAAGAACCAATGGGTCATGGACTTTCTTGATCTAAGATGCTGAGATCGGTGCCCAATCCCAAAATCCGAATAAAACGGCCGGGGTGGTCTCCTCCAGGCAATTGCTTGCCGCTCAGACGCAAAATAATCGAAACTTGGTGACCTTCGCGGTGATTCAGCTTGAGCAGAACCGGAGACTCCGGTAAAACGCCTGCTTGGATGCTGTCTTTGAGTTCGGATAACCAGGTGGTTTGGGCGTCGGGTAAAAATAATTTCCAGCTCTTCCAATCATTGTCCATGTGCACATAACCCAACATCTGTTTCCAGCGCGAAGAAAAATAGATCGTATCGTTGGTGGGATTCCACTCAAAGAAGCCATCCTGACTGGCGTCTACAAAGAGCTGCAGAAGTTCCTGCTGGTGTTGAAGATCTTCTTTGAGCTGGGCTTCAAGGGTTTCATCCCGAAAAACATAAACCACCCGCAAAGCCTCTCCTTCCGCATTTCTGAGAATGCGTCCACTGCACCAGAGCGTAATCAGGGAGCCATCCTGGTGCATAAAGCGGGTGCGGTGTTCAACCGTGCTCTCGTCCCCATTAATGGCGTTCCAAATCAGGTTTTGAACAGGCTCTGCTTCTGCGGGTGAAAGGGCATTGAAAAAGATTTGAATAATTTGAGGAATAGCGATGCGACCAAAGCCCAACATGACTTTCAGACGCTGAGAATAGCGGGCAACGCCAGATTTTAAATCCCAATCCAACATGCCTTCTGCGGCTTCTTCAGCCAGAATTTTTTGCAGCTGTTGCTCCAGCGTTTGTCCTGGGGTGGGGTGTTCTTCGGGCCGAAAACTCAGCAAGAGACCCTGCTGTAAGCGTACCAGTTTGACTTCATACGCCGCTAAATCAGGGTTGTCTGAGAGATTGTAAGTCCATTCCTTGTGTTCTCCCGAATCCATGACGTGTTGATAGATCATCCAAATCGAATCGGGAATATGTTCAGGAAAATCTCTGCGCAAGCGCAAAGGCCCTGTGACTTCATTGGAAATACCCAGCCACTCTGCAGCTTGGGAATTGAGGTTTTCAATCTCAAAATCATGTATCTTGCCTTCTGTATCGTGTACTGGAACACAATAGAGACAAGGGTTAAACGCACTTGCCATGACAGCGCTGATGACGGCTTCATCCAAGGACACGATCCAGAACCTCTTTTCGCAAATTTACCAGAGCAGCGAGAAGACTGGCTTTCACAGCATAACCAAAGCGCTGAAAAAACTCAAGCCTCCATGAATCGGTTTTGAGCGGGACAGGGTTTATTCCTGGTGCCACATTCGGGCAGGATGCGCCAGGCGGGTGTGAATCTGTTCGGCAACCCGCAAACCCGCATCGACACGTTTGTTCTTGCGAATATTTTCACGCATGGCCTGATAAGCGGCTGGATTTTCAATCAAATTCCGGATAGCCGGGATCAATTCTGAGGACTCGTCGATGACTGTACCGATGCCATTGTCACGAATGAAATCCACATTGCCTTTTTCCTGGTACATGGTGTAATTGCTGTCATCGAGAATGATCGGCAAATCACAGGCCATGGCCTCCATAATCGTACCTGGGCCAGGTTTGGTAATTACAGCATCTGAGATACTCATTAAACTGGGAACTTCAGTGGTGAAACCAAAGGGGTGAATCGGAATTGGAGCCTGACTTGCAAATTCCTGCATCTGTTGAAAGAGTTTTTGATCTTTGCCGCAGATCGCCAGCACCTGAACAGGCAGTTGACTGGCGGCGATCATCTCTGAAAAACGCAGAATGTTTTTGCCACCTGAGCCCCCCATCATAATCAAGAGGGTAAAACGATCGGCTGCCAAACCATATTGTTTGCGCAAGACCTCTCGCGGGGGCAGGGGCTGTGAAAAGCGAATATCCATTGGATGCCCGAGAATTTCGATTTTCTGCGCTTCGACGCCATGCTGAATACAGGCTTCACGGGCTTCGGGGGTGGAGACGATGATTTGATCACAATAGGGGTGAACCCAGGAATCTCGAATGGTGACGGCATCTGTGACGACGGTCAGATTGGGAATATAGCCGTCGCGCTGGAGGGTTGCGTTCATGACCTCATGCGCACCGTGAATTAACATCACCACCATATCGGGTTTGAGCTTTGCGAGTGCTTTGCGAAAATGGGGAACCCCAAAGGGCAGCAGCGAAGTGCGGGAACCACTTAAACTTCCAAAAATCCAGGGTTCGAGCCAATAGTGGCCGTGTTGCAGGGCCAGATTATAGGAGCCTACATAAACGGTGCCCAAAAAGCGACCAAAGGGGCCAATCATATCTTCAACATTGACCGTTACCGTATCAAATTGGTGGGGATAGGCGTGGTGCAGGGCCTGCGTAATCGCGCGGGCGGCACTGTGATGCCCCCCTCCTGCTTCACAGACAATAAAGACGACACGGGGTTTTGAGGCTCCCGGTGTAATCTTTGACATGGCTTCTGAAGTCAACGAACCCGTTGAGGAATGATTAATCTGCATGAAAATTATTTTAACGTATCCCCCAGCGAACGGGTAGTTGGTCAGTGAGCTTTGAGGGTAGAGGCTCCTGAAACTTGGGAGCTGATCTGAGGAGAACCTGCATATTCCATAGCGGAAGCATCGCTCAAATTCACATCCAGGCGTCGGTTCACTGTCAGACTGGCTTTGCTGGCTTTTTCAAGTTTGAGGGTCGCTTCGCCCACGATCAGGTTTAAGGCTGAAATACGACTGGCTCCAACACCACTCAAATTCAGGCTTTCGAGGGTACCATAGGCGGTTAAACTGGTTGCGTCTGAGAGCTTTGCCTCAAAACTCCCGATATTCATGGAGCGAATTTCAATCACCGCAGCATTGCCTGCTGTGAGTTTAAAGCTTGAGCAGTTGGGGTTCGAAAGCAAAACCTCTGCCGGTGCCGTAATCTCCATGCTCAGGGGCTCTTTGCCTGACAGGCCGAGCATCGAGAATTTGGCGGGGGCCGAAATCTGCACGTCACTCAAAGCAGGCCCTTTAAGTATCATTTTACTTTGCGTGGCCGTATTGTAGCTTTGGGCCAGTTTGATCAGCAGGCGGTTATTGCTCACGCTGGTTTGAATCAGGGGCAAAATATTCGCATCGGCATGGATGCTTAAACCTTTATCGGAATCTGATTGCGTATACTCGATTTCAATCGGAGCTTGAATATCCAGATTCTCAAATTTTCCATCGAGGGGACGTTCTTCGACTTGAATATTGCCGTCTCCTTTCAAAGGGTTGACCAGGCTGTTGACCAGTGGGCTGATATCGAGTTTTTCGCAACCACTGAGCAGCAGTCCTGCACTGGCGCAAACTATCAGGGCTTGTTTTTTCATGACTTTGTCTCCGGCATGTCTTCGCTGAGTTCCAGTAAAATTCCCCCGGTGGCTTTGGGGTGAACAAAAGCGATGCGTTTGTGGTTGGCGCCAGGTTTGGGCACTTTATCAATCAACTGTACTCCGGCTGCCTCCAATTTTTCGAGCAATTCTGGCAGCCCCTGTACTTTCAAGCAAACATGATGAATTCCAGGGCCACGCTTTTCGAGGGCTTTGGCAATCGGGCTCTCGTCTGAAGTGGGTTCAAGCAGTTCCAAATGGCATTCACCCGTGTTCAGAAAGGCGACCTTTACTTTTTCAGTGGGCACTTCTTCGCTTTTGAGGACTTCCAGACCCATCAGGCTTTGCCAGAAAGGCAGGGCCTGCTCCAGGCTTTTGACTGCGACGCCAATATGGTCAAGACGAAACCCCTGCAGTGCTTCCGGCAGATCCAGGGGCAAAGGTGATGAACTCATGATTTTGCGTGCTCCCACATCTCATTCAGATCAGGCATTTCGCTGCCGGGAACACAGGCATACTGCTCAAAATCGGTGACCCCCGCCCCGCGCAGGAGCGGTTCATCGAGCAAGGCCTGGCCTGAATAGGTCAGGGGATCTTGGCTGACAATTTCGAGCACGGCGTCGGCCATAATGCTGGCCTTGCGCCAGAGTTTGCGATCTCCCAGCCCCCAGTTGATGGTGGCCTGACTTTCAATCAAGGTAACAGGCCAGAGCGAGCAGGCGCCAATGCCATGTTCCCGCATCTCTTCTGCCAGACCCAGGGCCAACATGGTCATGCCGTATTTGCTGATCATATAGGCAATGCGGTTGGGCACATGATCCAGATCAATCGGGGGTGACATATTGATAATCATGCCGCTTTTCTGGGCGATCATGCTGGGAAGCACGGCCTGGGCCGCAAAGAAAGAGGCACGGGCATTGATATCCATGACCAGATCAAAGCGTTTGGGAGGGGTTTCCATTAGGGGACGCCACCAGAGGGCACCCGCATTGTTGATTAAAATATCAATCCGACCAAAGGTGGCTTGAGTCTTCTCTACCATGGCCTGAATGTCTTCGAGTTCACGCACATTGCATTGAACAGGCAGGGCTTTGACGCCCAGGGCTTCGATTTCTTCAGCCACAGTGTAAATCGTGCCAGGCAATTTGGGGTCAG
The sequence above is drawn from the bacterium (Candidatus Blackallbacteria) CG13_big_fil_rev_8_21_14_2_50_49_14 genome and encodes:
- a CDS encoding 2-oxoacid:ferredoxin oxidoreductase subunit beta, producing MSENTTLTKKDFASDQEVRWCPGCGDYAILNSIQSLMPTLGIPKEKIVFVSGIGCSSRFPYYMSTYGFHTIHGRAAAIATGLKTINPDLSVWVITGDGDSLSIGGNHFIHAIRRNLDVNIILFNNEIYGLTKGQYSPTSPTGLVTKSSPYGSLERKFSAASLSIGAEATFFARTIDAEPKYMQEILTRAAAHKGTSVVEVLQNCVIFNDGAHKHITDRASKEENQLRLEHGKPMVFGAKRDKGIRLNGITPEVVTLGENGITEADLLVHDERAQEPTLAYFLSRMRPPEFPAPLGVFRSIEAPSYSEQVHRQIEDVREKKGAGDLRKLLYSGDTWEVKEKQ
- a CDS encoding 2-oxoglutarate ferredoxin oxidoreductase subunit alpha, whose translation is MTTKSRLELDQVTIRFAGDSGDGMQLTGTQFTNTSAIVGNDLATFPDFPAEIRAPAGTLPGVSSFQVQIGEVEIYTPGDEPDVLVAMNPAALKVNLPILPKGATVVIDESQFTSRNLEKAGYASNPLEDSSLEGYRLIKVDVTKLTLNALESLEIDNRSKGRCKNFFALGMMYWMYNRPLGPSKDWIDRKFSKKPLLAEANKLAMQAGYNYANTAELMPSSFEIKPASIEPGTYRSISGNQSLALGLIAASRQAGIPLFLGTYPITPASDILHELSKHKEYGVITFQAEDEIAAVCASIGASYGGGLAVTSTSGPGICLKAEAMGLAVKTELPLVIIDVQRAGPSTGMPTKTEQSDLMLSLYSRHGESPLCVLACSKPTDCFEVALEAARIAVTFMTPVILLSDGYIANGTGPWKLPDLDQLPEIQVRRPSDPTEFKPFQRNETHLARSWAIPGMPGFEHRIGGLEGQENTGNVSYDPLNHEKMSLLREEKIQRIADFIPEQEVTGEDSGDVLVISWGGTYGAVFSAVQQLQREGKSVSHAHLRYLSPFPRNLESLMKGFKKILVPELNLGQLAKVLKYTYEQPIESLCKIQGQPFKIREVKQKIEQLLEQEKE
- a CDS encoding alpha/beta hydrolase, which translates into the protein MTHWFFLRGLIRESGHWLQFPRQFKQAQPESDLHFLEIPGTGHRFQEKSPTSIAGMVEALQADFLRQNSETSAKPWILSISLGAMITLEWLVRYPDQFAGAVLINTSLRGLSPVHHRLQPHNYPWILRLLLVTRDLEARERHLLRLVSNEPHHHLIAASKFAKIQHIRPISRENALRQLYAASQYQLGSKPKQTPILLLNSEGDRFVNPECTRALAKFLELPYQSHPHAGHDLPLDAPEWVIEKILDWQKSLRAS
- the mce gene encoding methylmalonyl-CoA epimerase, with amino-acid sequence MQGFRLDHIGVAVKSLEQALPFWQSLMGLEVLKSEEVPTEKVKVAFLNTGECHLELLEPTSDESPIAKALEKRGPGIHHVCLKVQGLPELLEKLEAAGVQLIDKVPKPGANHKRIAFVHPKATGGILLELSEDMPETKS
- a CDS encoding SDR family oxidoreductase, whose amino-acid sequence is MKKLQDKVAIITGSTRGIGREIALTLAKEGCNIVVTGKTAEPDPKLPGTIYTVAEEIEALGVKALPVQCNVRELEDIQAMVEKTQATFGRIDILINNAGALWWRPLMETPPKRFDLVMDINARASFFAAQAVLPSMIAQKSGMIINMSPPIDLDHVPNRIAYMISKYGMTMLALGLAEEMREHGIGACSLWPVTLIESQATINWGLGDRKLWRKASIMADAVLEIVSQDPLTYSGQALLDEPLLRGAGVTDFEQYACVPGSEMPDLNEMWEHAKS